The following coding sequences lie in one Geotoga petraea genomic window:
- a CDS encoding peptidase U32 family protein: MKKIELLSPAGNYEKLDMVYRYGADAAYIGGKMFNLRAFADNFNDAELENAVKLAHSLNKKLYVTLNIIPHNNDLERMPEYVKYLDTLGLDGIIVADMGVFQIVKENSNIPINISTQASNTNWASVKMWKDLGAKRVILAREVSIKEIREIRDKVPDIELEAFVHGAMCMSISGRCLLSNYMTGRDANRGACAQPCRWKYNLVEEKRPGQYFPIGEDERGTYIMNSKDLCTIEFLDQMIDAGLDSLKIEGRMKGIYYAATTTKIYRQAIDEYYEKKWEFKQKWLDELMTISHRNYTSGFYFKKPGTEDHNYDSSAYKHTHKLVAKVLKDLGDDHYLLEVRNKLNVGDEVEIIQPKGDPIKINFPEMQNNKNGENIVSANPNTIIKIKTELDLSEKDMIRKKVIK, encoded by the coding sequence TTGAAAAAAATAGAACTGTTGTCACCTGCTGGTAATTACGAAAAATTGGATATGGTGTATAGATATGGTGCTGATGCTGCTTATATTGGAGGAAAAATGTTCAACCTCAGAGCTTTTGCAGATAACTTCAACGATGCTGAACTTGAAAATGCTGTAAAACTGGCTCATTCTTTGAACAAAAAGCTTTATGTCACTTTAAACATTATCCCTCACAACAACGATTTGGAAAGAATGCCTGAATATGTAAAATATTTAGACACTCTTGGGTTAGACGGAATCATAGTTGCTGACATGGGAGTTTTTCAAATAGTAAAAGAAAACAGCAATATTCCTATAAACATAAGCACTCAGGCAAGCAACACAAACTGGGCAAGTGTTAAAATGTGGAAAGATCTTGGCGCAAAAAGAGTTATTCTTGCAAGAGAAGTTTCAATTAAAGAAATAAGAGAGATAAGAGACAAAGTGCCGGATATAGAGTTAGAAGCTTTTGTCCACGGAGCAATGTGTATGTCTATTTCTGGAAGATGTCTTTTGAGCAATTACATGACAGGAAGAGACGCTAACAGAGGAGCTTGTGCCCAACCTTGTAGATGGAAATACAATCTGGTTGAAGAAAAAAGACCTGGACAGTACTTCCCAATAGGTGAAGATGAAAGAGGAACATATATAATGAATTCTAAAGACCTTTGTACTATAGAATTTTTAGACCAAATGATAGATGCTGGTTTGGATAGTCTGAAAATAGAAGGAAGAATGAAGGGAATTTATTACGCAGCAACAACCACAAAAATATACAGACAGGCAATTGATGAATATTATGAAAAAAAATGGGAGTTCAAGCAGAAATGGCTCGACGAACTAATGACAATAAGCCACAGAAATTATACTTCTGGATTTTATTTCAAAAAACCAGGAACAGAGGATCATAATTATGATTCTTCTGCTTATAAGCATACACATAAATTGGTGGCTAAAGTCTTGAAAGATTTGGGAGATGATCATTACCTCCTTGAAGTGAGAAATAAACTCAATGTTGGAGATGAAGTTGAAATTATCCAACCAAAAGGAGACCCAATTAAAATCAATTTCCCCGAAATGCAGAATAATAAAAACGGAGAAAATATTGTTTCAGCAAATCCAAATACAATAATAAAAATAAAAACAGAGTTAGATCTTTCCGAAAAAGATATGATAAGAAAAAAAGTTATAAAATAA
- a CDS encoding CPBP family intramembrane glutamic endopeptidase — MKKEKIFLIAIFLVSVFLFWNIYNIILLTFYFSIIFFIYFYITKDSESIKYLKLPKLKNLSFNLLSIILLFYLLRFFIAIMFSYDSVSPISVIENNIYAVIIAPIYEELIMRFLFFIILIRIFDFVKDKFYEEIIIGFIISVVFSIMHREHFLIYFFSGIVLYYSFRKSKSIYIPIFIHFIHNYATSVVNILNNIQLGGGKI; from the coding sequence ATGAAAAAGGAAAAAATATTTTTAATTGCTATTTTTTTGGTTAGTGTTTTTTTATTCTGGAATATTTATAATATTATTTTATTAACCTTTTACTTTTCTATTATATTTTTTATTTATTTTTATATCACAAAAGATTCTGAATCTATAAAATATCTTAAATTACCAAAATTAAAGAATCTTTCTTTTAACCTTTTATCAATTATATTATTATTTTATCTTCTTAGATTTTTCATAGCTATTATGTTCTCTTATGATTCTGTAAGCCCAATTTCAGTTATAGAAAATAATATATATGCTGTTATTATAGCTCCAATTTATGAGGAATTAATCATGAGATTTTTATTTTTTATAATTCTTATAAGAATTTTTGATTTTGTAAAAGATAAATTTTATGAAGAAATAATAATTGGCTTTATCATTTCAGTTGTTTTTTCTATCATGCACAGAGAACATTTTTTAATCTATTTTTTCTCTGGAATAGTTTTATATTATTCTTTTAGAAAAAGCAAAAGTATTTATATACCGATTTTTATTCATTTTATACATAATTATGCTACTTCTGTTGTTAATATATTGAACAATATTCAACTTGGTGGTGGGAAAATATGA
- a CDS encoding folate family ECF transporter S component: MNINLTRRIVLMALLVGLGIVLTRFLSLRFAIGSIEGVRIGFGGFPAIFGGIILGPLAGGIIGAITDILGFLINPMGPYMPHFTLTAALTGAIPGFIYIYMLRNKSTWLNLILAISIGQIITSLLLTPYFLQLLFEIPMTVTIIPRLVGQAINIPIYVWLTKVINERGIQKLYMTHKTREA, encoded by the coding sequence ATGAATATCAATTTAACGCGAAGAATTGTATTGATGGCTCTTTTAGTGGGGCTTGGCATAGTTTTGACAAGGTTTTTAAGCCTGAGATTTGCAATTGGAAGTATAGAAGGAGTCAGAATAGGTTTTGGTGGATTCCCAGCTATTTTTGGCGGTATTATCCTTGGCCCTTTAGCCGGCGGAATAATTGGAGCTATAACTGACATACTTGGTTTTTTGATAAATCCAATGGGCCCTTATATGCCGCATTTCACTCTAACAGCAGCTTTAACAGGTGCAATTCCAGGATTTATATATATTTATATGCTAAGGAATAAATCAACTTGGTTGAACTTGATTTTAGCCATATCAATTGGACAAATAATAACGTCTTTATTGTTGACCCCATATTTCTTACAATTGCTATTTGAGATACCAATGACTGTTACAATAATCCCAAGATTAGTAGGACAGGCAATAAACATTCCAATATATGTGTGGCTGACAAAAGTTATAAACGAAAGAGGAATACAAAAATTATATATGACACATAAAACCAGAGAGGCTTGA
- a CDS encoding RNA degradosome polyphosphate kinase, whose translation MKEQDLDNHKYYTNRELSWLDFNNRVLEEALRRDNPLLERLKFLSITGSNLDEFYMIRVAGLKEQVEAEYTKKDISGLTPNEQLKKISEKTHIMVDKQYKCLMRALIPQLKSNNLIIKDISDLEKEEKKFLKKYFKSTIYPVITPMAVDQSRPFPLLPNKSINQAVRLQDENKIDYYAFLQVPSILPRFIELPNQDADKKSFILLDKVVQMFSERLFKGYEIIEMFPFRITRNADLSIDEEEAEDLLKEIESSLRQRQWGVPVRLELDKRASEEIKTFLLSMLDLKEEDIFYVSGPIDLSAWMSIATIDGFEELKYKPFKPVKSHFLYGDKDIFEVLKEKDILLHHPYETFDHVENFLSKAADDPNVLAIKQTLYRVSGDSTVVNTLIKAAENGKQVTVLVELKARFDEENNIQWAKKLEKAGCYVVYGLVGLKTHSKILLVVRKEPEGIKKYVHMSTGNYNDKTAKLYTDIGFMTSKEPYGSDASALFNVLTGYSQPPEWKKIAVAPISLKSRIINMIKNEIEIHKKTGKGHIIIKVNSLLDKEVIKVMYEASNAGVKLDLIVRGICALKPGIKGVSENITVRSIVGKFLEHSRIFYFSNGESPNIYMTSADLMPRNLERRIETLYPIEDENLQKETKKILDVMLSDTEKARVLQPDGTYRRVDRRGKKRVDSQEYFIKMYEKLLKSKRNTEKIEILSPISKPE comes from the coding sequence ATGAAAGAACAAGATTTAGACAATCATAAATATTATACTAACAGAGAACTGTCATGGTTGGATTTTAATAACAGAGTACTCGAAGAAGCTTTAAGAAGAGACAACCCATTATTGGAAAGACTTAAGTTTTTATCGATTACAGGTTCCAATTTAGATGAATTTTATATGATCCGTGTGGCTGGGTTAAAAGAACAGGTAGAAGCTGAATATACAAAAAAAGATATTTCTGGTCTTACCCCAAATGAACAGTTGAAAAAGATATCTGAAAAAACACATATTATGGTGGATAAGCAGTATAAATGTTTGATGAGAGCTTTAATACCCCAATTAAAATCTAATAATCTTATTATAAAAGATATTTCTGATCTTGAAAAAGAAGAGAAGAAATTCTTGAAAAAATATTTTAAATCTACTATATATCCAGTAATTACCCCGATGGCGGTGGATCAGAGTAGACCTTTTCCACTTTTACCAAATAAGAGTATTAATCAGGCTGTTAGATTGCAAGATGAAAATAAAATTGATTATTACGCTTTCTTACAAGTTCCATCAATACTTCCGAGGTTCATAGAGCTGCCAAACCAAGATGCAGATAAAAAGTCTTTTATTCTTTTGGATAAGGTCGTTCAAATGTTTTCGGAAAGGCTCTTCAAAGGTTATGAAATAATAGAAATGTTTCCTTTTAGAATAACCAGAAATGCTGATTTGAGTATTGATGAAGAAGAAGCAGAAGATTTGTTGAAAGAAATTGAAAGTTCATTAAGACAACGTCAATGGGGGGTCCCCGTAAGATTGGAACTGGATAAAAGGGCTTCAGAAGAAATAAAAACCTTTCTGCTATCAATGCTGGACTTGAAGGAAGAAGATATATTCTACGTTTCAGGACCAATAGATTTATCTGCTTGGATGAGTATAGCAACTATAGATGGATTTGAAGAGTTAAAATACAAACCCTTTAAACCTGTAAAATCACACTTTTTATATGGAGATAAAGATATTTTTGAAGTACTGAAAGAAAAAGATATATTACTTCATCACCCTTATGAAACTTTTGACCACGTTGAAAATTTTCTTTCAAAAGCAGCAGATGATCCAAATGTTTTGGCAATAAAGCAAACTTTGTACAGAGTTAGTGGAGATTCAACTGTAGTAAATACTCTCATAAAAGCTGCTGAGAACGGTAAGCAGGTAACAGTTCTTGTAGAACTAAAAGCAAGATTTGATGAAGAAAACAATATACAGTGGGCAAAAAAACTTGAAAAAGCTGGATGCTATGTTGTGTATGGACTTGTTGGGCTAAAAACACACTCTAAAATTTTATTGGTTGTCAGGAAAGAACCTGAAGGGATAAAAAAATATGTACACATGTCTACTGGGAATTATAATGATAAAACTGCTAAATTATATACAGACATAGGATTCATGACATCAAAAGAACCTTATGGCAGTGACGCTTCAGCTTTATTCAACGTATTAACTGGATACTCACAACCACCAGAATGGAAAAAAATAGCGGTTGCACCTATTAGCTTAAAAAGCCGTATAATAAATATGATAAAAAATGAAATAGAAATACATAAAAAAACTGGAAAAGGACACATAATAATAAAGGTAAATTCTTTGTTAGATAAAGAAGTTATTAAAGTTATGTATGAAGCGTCTAACGCTGGAGTGAAGTTAGATCTTATAGTAAGGGGAATTTGTGCATTAAAACCAGGGATAAAAGGTGTTAGTGAAAATATAACTGTAAGAAGTATAGTCGGGAAATTCTTGGAACACAGTAGAATATTCTATTTCTCAAATGGAGAATCTCCAAACATATACATGACATCTGCCGATTTGATGCCAAGAAATTTAGAAAGAAGGATAGAAACTCTCTATCCAATAGAAGATGAAAACCTCCAAAAAGAAACAAAAAAAATATTAGATGTAATGTTATCAGATACAGAAAAAGCTAGAGTTCTTCAACCAGATGGAACCTATAGAAGAGTAGATAGAAGAGGTAAAAAACGAGTAGATTCTCAAGAATATTTTATAAAAATGTATGAAAAGCTATTAAAATCAAAGAGAAATACAGAAAAAATAGAAATACTAAGCCCGATATCAAAACCAGAATAA
- a CDS encoding HD domain-containing protein, producing MFESKTTAVINLGSDNLYLTIVERQNNNIKILEKLEYPLSMGKDTFTNGYISFEKVDRACEIISGFKKIIDDYKIKDVYATGTTALREASNSYFILDQIQTKTGIKVSIMDDSDEKSYIFRDIIRHLRSNKKYKNKNIFIAYIGTGSLGIAYYTGNTIIYTQNIRIGSLKIAEILSNLQDKTEEFYSVIEDYLSTFTDALRSQMPVGKIDYFIAAGREVELIYNTENENRINGNGEKYLSFRDFEDFYDSIKGKTVNQISTEFNLNEIKSEALIPSMGLYRMLLKLFNIEDIIIHKSNLSESIAYERLFSDMNENLISNFNSFIIDNAEYIGSKYLYDKEHAKNVEKFSILIFDEMKNYHKMGEREKILLRVAAILHDVGKYININKHAKNSYNIVKNSDIVGLSKKDIGIIANIVRLHSKQMLKIDNFYLTKLSLNDRFKVAKMLAILRIADSLDRGHKNNYENVEIKLKKEKLVIKVESYQELMLEEWSFNKKSEFFEEVFGIKPLFKKVKL from the coding sequence ATGTTTGAAAGCAAAACTACTGCAGTTATAAACTTAGGATCAGATAATCTTTATTTGACTATAGTTGAAAGGCAAAATAACAATATAAAAATATTGGAAAAATTAGAATATCCTTTGAGTATGGGGAAGGATACATTTACCAATGGATATATAAGTTTTGAAAAGGTTGACAGAGCATGTGAGATTATTTCGGGTTTTAAAAAGATCATAGATGATTATAAGATAAAAGACGTATATGCTACAGGAACAACGGCACTTAGAGAGGCGAGTAATTCTTATTTTATTTTGGATCAGATTCAAACAAAAACAGGAATTAAAGTGTCGATAATGGATGATTCTGATGAAAAATCATATATATTTAGAGACATAATTAGGCATTTAAGGTCTAATAAAAAGTACAAAAATAAAAATATCTTCATTGCTTATATAGGCACTGGATCACTTGGTATTGCTTATTATACAGGAAATACTATAATATACACGCAGAACATCAGAATTGGATCTTTGAAAATTGCAGAAATATTGAGTAACTTGCAGGATAAAACGGAAGAATTTTATTCAGTTATTGAAGATTATTTAAGCACATTTACAGACGCTTTAAGAAGTCAAATGCCTGTTGGTAAAATAGACTATTTTATAGCCGCTGGAAGAGAAGTTGAATTGATATATAATACAGAAAACGAAAACAGAATAAATGGTAATGGTGAAAAATATTTATCCTTTAGAGATTTTGAAGATTTCTATGATTCTATTAAAGGTAAAACAGTAAATCAAATTAGTACAGAGTTCAATCTAAATGAAATAAAATCAGAGGCTTTGATCCCCTCAATGGGATTGTACAGAATGTTGCTAAAGCTTTTCAATATAGAGGATATTATAATACACAAATCAAACCTATCTGAAAGTATAGCTTATGAAAGGCTTTTCAGCGATATGAACGAAAATCTAATTAGTAATTTCAATTCTTTTATAATAGATAATGCTGAATATATAGGGTCGAAATACCTTTATGACAAAGAACACGCAAAAAATGTAGAAAAATTTAGTATCTTGATTTTCGATGAAATGAAAAATTACCATAAAATGGGAGAAAGAGAAAAAATACTACTTCGAGTTGCAGCCATACTTCACGATGTTGGAAAATACATAAATATAAATAAACACGCAAAAAATTCTTATAATATTGTAAAAAATTCGGATATTGTGGGATTATCAAAAAAAGATATAGGAATAATCGCCAATATAGTTAGGTTGCACAGTAAGCAAATGTTAAAAATAGACAATTTCTACCTCACAAAACTATCTTTGAACGATAGATTTAAAGTTGCTAAAATGTTGGCGATTTTGAGAATTGCTGATTCTTTAGATCGAGGGCATAAGAATAATTATGAGAACGTGGAGATAAAACTTAAAAAAGAAAAATTGGTTATTAAAGTAGAATCTTATCAAGAACTGATGCTTGAAGAATGGAGCTTTAACAAAAAAAGTGAATTTTTTGAAGAAGTTTTTGGAATAAAACCTCTATTTAAGAAGGTGAAATTATGA
- a CDS encoding ROK family protein has product MKGYIALDIGGTKILGVFFNEKKEEVKREKKSTNAHKGFEKVQEKICKVIDNLSENNEILAIGLGIPGFVRNGVVEFTPNLPLTGFNIEKFLKEKYNVPVFVGNDANVSLYGEFKHGAVKDFKNIAGFFIGTGVGGGIIINGKMYTGAIGGAGEFGHMTINAHGPYCGCGSRGCVEALASKTSMHRDYENSIKKGFKTSMKEHVEEKNIIKSSELKKAYDSKDDVTLHIVENMIYNLGVASGSIMNILNPEVIVFGGGIMESMGKDLLPEIIRVSEHFSIKQIFNNTEFKIAELGDDACIYGALGLIEDGLEEVN; this is encoded by the coding sequence ATGAAAGGTTATATTGCATTAGACATAGGTGGCACAAAAATATTAGGAGTTTTTTTCAACGAAAAAAAAGAAGAAGTGAAAAGGGAGAAAAAATCTACGAATGCTCATAAAGGTTTTGAAAAGGTACAGGAAAAAATATGCAAAGTTATAGACAATTTATCTGAAAATAACGAAATATTGGCAATTGGATTGGGGATCCCGGGTTTTGTTAGAAATGGAGTTGTAGAATTCACGCCAAACCTTCCGCTAACAGGCTTTAATATTGAAAAATTTTTAAAAGAAAAATATAATGTTCCCGTATTTGTTGGTAACGATGCCAATGTTTCTCTTTATGGAGAATTTAAACATGGCGCAGTGAAAGATTTCAAAAATATAGCTGGTTTTTTTATTGGAACGGGAGTTGGCGGTGGAATAATAATAAATGGAAAAATGTATACAGGAGCAATTGGTGGTGCTGGAGAATTTGGACACATGACTATTAACGCACATGGCCCTTATTGTGGATGTGGTTCGAGAGGATGTGTTGAGGCCCTTGCTTCAAAAACTTCTATGCATAGGGATTATGAAAATAGTATTAAAAAAGGATTTAAAACTTCCATGAAAGAACATGTAGAAGAAAAAAATATAATTAAATCATCAGAATTAAAAAAAGCATACGACTCGAAAGATGATGTAACCCTACATATTGTTGAAAACATGATCTATAATTTGGGTGTAGCATCTGGAAGTATTATGAATATTTTAAACCCAGAGGTGATAGTTTTTGGTGGTGGAATAATGGAATCAATGGGAAAAGATCTTTTACCAGAAATTATAAGAGTTTCAGAGCATTTTTCAATAAAACAAATATTTAATAATACTGAATTTAAAATAGCTGAATTGGGAGATGATGCTTGCATTTATGGGGCATTGGGCTTAATAGAAGATGGACTTGAAGAGGTGAACTAA
- a CDS encoding metallophosphoesterase family protein → MIAAISDIHGCSSKLYKILNILSKKKPQKTIFCGDYVDRGPNSKEVVDLMLDYSKSHNSIFLLGNHDDFFKNFVFKENRYGAGVWDKQGGKETIKSFTGKYFSNVEISEKYLDLIDEKYLKFFKSLNKLYHVENNHIFVHAGLRDFSLPIEKQNTYRPEVNYSYIWVRNEMFEQENPYENKVIVHGHTPVFILSRYDITPEKEDAPFFNYNKNNELISIDIDTGACYGKKLSCLLIDNGEYDYISI, encoded by the coding sequence GTGATTGCAGCAATTAGCGATATTCATGGATGCTCTTCTAAATTATACAAGATTTTAAACATTCTTTCTAAAAAGAAACCTCAAAAAACTATCTTTTGTGGAGATTATGTAGATAGAGGACCAAACAGTAAAGAAGTTGTAGATCTAATGCTTGATTATTCAAAGAGTCATAATAGTATTTTTTTACTTGGAAATCACGATGATTTCTTTAAAAACTTTGTTTTTAAAGAAAATAGATATGGGGCAGGTGTTTGGGATAAACAAGGTGGAAAAGAAACGATCAAGTCTTTTACTGGAAAATATTTTTCAAATGTGGAAATATCGGAAAAATATCTTGATTTGATAGATGAGAAATATTTAAAATTTTTTAAATCTTTGAATAAATTATACCATGTTGAAAATAATCATATTTTCGTTCACGCAGGTCTTCGCGACTTTAGTTTACCTATCGAAAAACAAAACACCTATAGACCTGAAGTAAATTATTCTTATATTTGGGTTAGAAATGAAATGTTTGAACAAGAGAACCCTTATGAAAATAAAGTTATAGTCCATGGCCATACACCTGTTTTCATACTGAGTAGATATGATATTACCCCCGAAAAGGAAGATGCGCCTTTTTTCAATTATAACAAAAATAACGAATTAATATCTATTGATATTGATACGGGTGCTTGTTATGGCAAAAAGCTATCTTGCTTGTTGATTGATAATGGGGAATATGATTACATAAGTATTTAA
- a CDS encoding amidohydrolase has product MKKLFKKATIIPITSENFVGDVLVENDKIVEIGRSLSSDGAEIIDLEGKYLLPGFIDAHSHIGIFEEGVGGDYQDGNEMIDPNTAQVRVLDAFNPDDVAIKRALFGGVTTAMVVPGSANPIGGQGLILKFKSSIPDEMVIREPAGLKMALGENPKRVYSAKNKMPATRLGTAAVIREYFYKVKDYMSEKKKAKDEGKEFTKVDMKMEIGEKVLKKEIPARIHAHRKDDILTAVRLSKEFDFDLVIEHGTEGYKIAEFLKENNVPVVVGPLLGFRTKLELKDKTYEAIPILNKAGVTTALMCDHPVIHLEDTIIQAGNALRYGATEENLLKMLTINPAKILKLEDKIGSIEKGKDADLVVWSGYPFEYKSVVEQVYIEGNKVY; this is encoded by the coding sequence ATGAAAAAACTGTTTAAAAAAGCTACTATAATACCCATAACAAGTGAAAATTTTGTGGGAGATGTATTAGTAGAAAACGACAAAATTGTTGAAATTGGGAGGAGTTTATCTTCTGATGGAGCCGAAATAATAGATCTTGAAGGTAAATATTTATTACCTGGGTTTATCGATGCCCATTCCCACATTGGTATATTTGAAGAAGGAGTGGGTGGAGATTATCAAGATGGAAACGAAATGATAGATCCAAATACAGCACAAGTTAGAGTTTTAGATGCCTTTAATCCGGATGATGTTGCTATAAAAAGAGCTTTGTTCGGAGGGGTAACAACTGCTATGGTGGTACCAGGATCAGCAAATCCAATAGGTGGACAAGGTCTTATTTTAAAGTTTAAATCTTCAATTCCTGATGAAATGGTCATTAGAGAACCGGCAGGGTTAAAAATGGCATTGGGAGAAAATCCCAAGAGAGTTTATAGTGCAAAAAATAAAATGCCTGCTACGAGATTAGGAACAGCAGCAGTAATAAGGGAATACTTTTATAAAGTAAAAGATTATATGTCTGAAAAGAAAAAGGCAAAAGACGAAGGAAAAGAATTTACAAAAGTTGATATGAAAATGGAAATTGGCGAAAAAGTTCTAAAAAAAGAAATCCCAGCAAGAATACATGCTCACAGAAAGGACGATATTTTAACTGCAGTTAGGTTGTCAAAAGAGTTTGATTTTGATCTTGTAATAGAACATGGTACAGAAGGCTATAAAATTGCCGAATTTTTAAAGGAAAACAATGTTCCGGTAGTTGTTGGACCACTGTTGGGCTTTAGAACAAAATTAGAATTGAAAGATAAAACATATGAAGCAATACCAATTTTAAACAAAGCAGGGGTAACAACTGCACTTATGTGTGATCATCCAGTAATTCATTTAGAAGACACTATAATACAAGCTGGAAATGCTTTGAGATATGGTGCTACAGAAGAAAACTTATTAAAAATGCTCACTATAAACCCAGCTAAAATATTGAAATTAGAAGATAAAATAGGTTCTATTGAAAAAGGAAAAGATGCTGATTTGGTTGTTTGGTCAGGATATCCTTTCGAATACAAATCAGTTGTAGAACAAGTTTATATAGAGGGAAATAAAGTTTATTAA